The Balaenoptera acutorostrata chromosome 10, mBalAcu1.1, whole genome shotgun sequence genome has a window encoding:
- the ZNF619 gene encoding zinc finger protein 619 isoform X5, whose protein sequence is MLENYANVTSLAAFPFPKPDLIFQLERGEAPGGLDPWTPIRREVRGVCTGGKTKTENGGQTPELSISKGPESHRPIMEVRLVDVPQHLHFENSLEKLKLYDMGKKTNSKNGDFTDLPVQNHTSSTVEREEIARQLEGRCGVHTHLIAKQSLPREQVFYKCGECGRYFNQHSDLHQHQRIHTDEKPYICKECGKAFRYNSKLSRHQKIHTGEKPYPCEECGQAFSQNSHLLQHQKLHGGEKPYECRDCGKTFSYNSKLIRHHRIHTGEKPFKCKECGKAFRCSYDCVIHERIHTGEKPYECKGCGKSFSSNSVLIQHQRIHTGEKPYECKECGKAFRRSSVFLQHQRFHTGEKLYKCHECWKTFSCSSRFIVHQRIHTGEKPYECQECGKAFNQKITLVQHQRVHTGEKPYKCKVCGKSFKWSASFIQHQKLHTRKKPAQVTGPSLVKPHCPTSVLSPPPPQHASPDPAMPGSPPSSPHAVLLPRSVPLFVLLPSSEMAKSSPVQIMHFFQDLASPGKSSPHSLNPLSHSP, encoded by the coding sequence GTGGTAAAACCAAGACTGAGAATGGAGGGCAAACTCCAGAGCTGAGCATTTCTAAAGGACCAGAGTCACACAGACCGATAATGGAGGTACGGCTGGTGGATGTTCCCCAGCACCTTCACTTTGAGAACAGCTTAGAGAAGCTGAAGCTGTATGACATGGGGaagaaaacaaactcaaagaATGGCGATTTCACAGATTTGCCAGTCCAGAATCATACATCTTCCACTGTTGAAAGAGAAGAGATAGCCAGACAACTGGAAGGAAGATGTGGTGTCCACACACATCTCATTGCAAAGCAGAGCCTCCCTAGAGAACAGGTATTTTATAAATGTGGTGAGTGTGGCAGATATTTCAACCAACATTCAGACCTTCACcagcatcagagaattcacacggATGAGAAGCCTTACATATGcaaagaatgtgggaaagccttcagatATAACTCGAAACTGTCACGGCACCAGAAAatccacactggggagaaaccGTACCCGTGCGAGGAATGTGGACAAGCCTTCAGTCAAAACTCCCACCTCCTTCAGCATCAGAAACTCCATGggggagagaaaccctatgaatgtaggGACTGTGGGAAAACCTTCAGCTACAACTCAAAACTTATCCGGCATCATCGAatccacactggggagaaaccctttaaatgtaaggaatgtgggaaggcctttcgGTGTAGCTATGACTGCGTCATCCATGAGCGAATCCACACTGGGGAGAAGCCATACGAATGTAAGGGGTGTGGGAAAAGCTTCAGCTCAAATTCAGTCCTGATTCAGCATCAGAGAatccacactggggagaaaccTTACGAATGTAAAGAGTGTGGCAAGGCTTTCCGCCGGAGTTCGGTATTTCTCCAGCACCAGAGGTTCCACACTGGGGAAAAACTCTATAAGTGTCATGAATGTTGGAAAACTTTCAGCTGTAGCTCACGCTTTATAGTACATCAGAGAATCCACACCGgggagaaaccttatgaatgcCAGGAGTGTGGGAAGGCGTTCAATCAGAAAATCACCCTGGTTCAGCACCAGCGAGTTCACACTGGGGAGAAACCTTACAAGTGTAAGGTGTGCGGGAAATCTTTCAAATGGAGCGCAAGTTTCATTCAGCATCAGAAACTGCATACTAGGAAGAAACCTGCCCAAGTTACAGGGCCGTCCCTGGTTAAGCCCCACTGCCCCACTTCAGTCCTCTCCCCTCCGCCTCCCCAACATGCGAGCCCTGACCCAGCCATGCCAGGGTCTCCCCCGTCTTCTCCACATGCAGTGCTACTTCCTCGCTCTGTGCCTCTCTTTGTGCTGCTCCCCTCATCTGAAATGGCCAAGTCTTCACCTGTCCAAATCATGCATTTCTTTCAGGATCTTGCTTCTCCTGGGAAGTCATCCCCTCATAGCCTGAACCCTTTATCTCATTCCCCATGA